A single genomic interval of Nonomuraea rubra harbors:
- a CDS encoding MFS transporter, whose product MKDNEQSVPWRRNVTLFLTGQTVSLFGSMVVQYAVMWWVTLETRSGLAVALYAVAAFLPQGLVSLFGGVLADRMNRRVLVMIADACIAAATLVLAMLMANGVTDLWIVLLAVAVRSVGAGVQTPAVQAIIPQIVPAEQLMRVNGIFQTISSAMALLAPAAAGAIYAAVGIVPVFFLDVVTAVAGIGLLALVAVPTLERAAGAGASSYRQDLVEGMRYIRANTVVRWLLIVYTIIFLLTVAPSFVTPLMVARTFGSEEWMLAVLEIAFSLGMLLGGVLMSTWLANRGRVGLILVAVYGFGAVTVGLGLSTNLWVFYGFMFVLGLLVPPFSTPFMTLIQETVEATMHGRVFSYVSIVMALATPVGMVVFGPLADVVSVEALLIAAGLATVVVMAISTRLPSGRAAVAASRAPAPEPSAAETSS is encoded by the coding sequence ATGAAGGACAACGAGCAGTCTGTTCCGTGGCGGCGCAACGTCACCCTGTTCCTGACCGGCCAGACCGTGTCCCTGTTCGGCTCCATGGTCGTGCAGTACGCGGTGATGTGGTGGGTGACGCTGGAGACCCGGTCGGGGCTGGCGGTGGCGCTCTACGCCGTGGCCGCGTTCCTCCCCCAGGGTCTGGTGTCGCTCTTCGGCGGGGTGCTGGCCGACCGGATGAACCGCCGGGTGCTGGTGATGATCGCGGACGCGTGCATCGCGGCCGCGACGCTGGTGCTGGCGATGCTGATGGCCAACGGGGTGACCGACCTGTGGATCGTGCTGCTGGCGGTGGCGGTGCGATCGGTCGGGGCCGGGGTGCAGACCCCGGCCGTGCAGGCGATCATCCCGCAGATCGTGCCGGCCGAACAGCTCATGCGCGTCAACGGCATCTTCCAGACCATCAGCTCGGCGATGGCGCTGCTCGCCCCCGCCGCCGCCGGCGCGATCTACGCGGCGGTCGGCATCGTCCCGGTCTTCTTCCTGGACGTGGTCACGGCGGTCGCCGGGATCGGGCTGCTCGCCCTGGTCGCGGTGCCCACGCTGGAGCGAGCCGCCGGGGCCGGCGCGTCCTCCTACCGGCAGGACCTGGTCGAAGGCATGCGGTACATCCGTGCGAATACGGTCGTGCGCTGGCTGCTCATCGTGTACACGATCATCTTCCTGCTCACCGTGGCGCCCTCGTTCGTCACGCCGCTGATGGTCGCGCGCACCTTCGGCAGCGAGGAGTGGATGCTGGCGGTGCTGGAGATCGCCTTCAGCCTCGGCATGCTGCTCGGCGGTGTCCTGATGTCCACATGGCTGGCGAACCGCGGCCGGGTGGGGCTGATCCTGGTCGCCGTCTACGGCTTCGGGGCCGTGACCGTGGGGCTCGGGCTGAGCACGAACCTGTGGGTGTTCTACGGCTTCATGTTCGTGCTCGGGCTGCTGGTGCCGCCGTTCTCGACCCCGTTCATGACGCTGATCCAGGAGACCGTCGAGGCCACCATGCACGGGCGCGTCTTCAGCTACGTTAGCATCGTGATGGCCCTGGCCACGCCGGTCGGCATGGTCGTCTTCGGCCCGCTGGCCGACGTCGTCAGCGTCGAGGCGCTGCTGATCGCCGCCGGCCTGGCCACCGTCGTGGTGATGGCGATCTCGACCCGCCTGCCGTCCGGCCGGGCCGCCGTCGCCGCCTCCCGGGCCCCGGCCCCGGAGCCCAGCGCTGCGGAAACGAGCTCGTGA
- a CDS encoding TetR/AcrR family transcriptional regulator: MAPPNSESLLERAYLDAVERVGDTDEVRSRILGAAYEQFCRMGIRRSTMEDVAKRARVSRITVYRRFATKDVLVEHVVRREFRRYFDQFLVDIEQAGTAADRVVLGFVSSLRAIRSNPLIGGLIAAEPDLLVPSMINDGGQTLATVRQFVAGQLRREQRAGHVPGDLDTDLVAELMVRVSASFLAIPSQVVDLDDEAQLAAVARRFLVPMLRATG, encoded by the coding sequence ATGGCACCGCCGAATTCGGAGTCACTGCTGGAGCGCGCGTACCTTGACGCCGTCGAACGCGTCGGCGACACCGACGAGGTGCGCTCGCGCATTCTCGGCGCGGCGTACGAGCAGTTCTGCCGCATGGGCATCCGGCGCTCGACCATGGAGGACGTGGCCAAGCGTGCGAGGGTTTCACGGATCACCGTCTACCGGCGCTTCGCCACCAAGGATGTGCTCGTCGAGCATGTCGTACGCCGGGAGTTCCGCCGGTACTTCGACCAGTTCCTCGTCGACATCGAGCAGGCGGGCACCGCGGCCGACCGGGTGGTCCTGGGCTTCGTCAGCTCGCTGCGCGCCATCCGGTCCAACCCGCTGATCGGCGGCCTGATCGCCGCCGAGCCCGACCTGCTCGTGCCCTCGATGATCAATGACGGCGGCCAGACCCTCGCCACCGTGCGGCAGTTCGTCGCGGGCCAGCTCCGCCGCGAGCAGCGCGCCGGCCACGTGCCGGGCGATCTGGACACCGACCTGGTGGCCGAGCTGATGGTCCGGGTCTCCGCCTCGTTCCTGGCGATCCCCAGCCAGGTCGTCGACCTCGACGACGAGGCGCAGCTGGCCGCGGTGGCCAGGCGGTTCCTGGTGCCGATGTTGCGGGCCACCGGATAA
- a CDS encoding oxygenase MpaB family protein produces the protein MGELSRRNMLKAGGAIGAIGALSMATPAHAWTWSPQGSVAGTGAGLDPRWVWDEEADPLVASLLDRGDVPRVNELLRTWTKNGQPLPAGLPADLRDFMERARQLPSWADQGKLELAVEFNKKRGLYLGVLYGLASGMMSTVIPKEARAVYYSQGGADMKDRISKTAKLGYDIGSPNAYRPDGEMIVTCVKTRLVHAAVRHLLPQSPYWSEVAEEEIPISQRDMMVTWHSLPTTVMQKMVSWKVPIPSAESTAFLHSWQVGAHMLGIKDEYIPASWAEANSQAEQVLTPILAATPEGIKLADILLNLGSSVDGGILSKPILGAFTRFMLGDEIAGWLKIPREPVWDPLLRLSWRPFIAVREGLLPFPLAPEAYWLFDEFLRKAALLFLSEARPISIEIPETNRPS, from the coding sequence ATGGGTGAACTCAGCAGGCGCAACATGTTGAAGGCGGGTGGCGCGATCGGCGCGATCGGCGCGCTGAGCATGGCGACCCCCGCGCACGCGTGGACGTGGTCACCCCAGGGCTCGGTCGCGGGCACCGGGGCCGGGCTCGACCCGCGCTGGGTGTGGGACGAGGAGGCCGACCCCCTGGTGGCCTCGCTGCTCGACCGCGGCGACGTGCCCAGGGTCAACGAGCTGCTGCGTACCTGGACCAAGAACGGCCAGCCGTTACCCGCCGGCCTGCCCGCGGACCTGCGGGACTTCATGGAGCGCGCCCGGCAGCTCCCGTCCTGGGCCGACCAGGGCAAGCTGGAGCTCGCGGTCGAGTTCAACAAGAAGCGCGGGCTCTACCTGGGCGTCCTGTACGGGCTGGCCAGCGGCATGATGAGCACGGTCATCCCCAAGGAGGCCCGCGCCGTCTACTACTCCCAGGGCGGCGCGGACATGAAGGACCGTATCTCCAAGACCGCCAAACTCGGCTACGACATCGGCTCGCCCAACGCCTACCGGCCCGACGGCGAGATGATCGTGACCTGCGTCAAGACCCGGCTGGTGCACGCGGCGGTACGGCACCTGCTGCCCCAGTCGCCGTACTGGTCGGAGGTCGCCGAGGAGGAGATCCCGATCAGCCAGCGGGACATGATGGTCACCTGGCACAGCCTGCCCACCACCGTCATGCAGAAGATGGTCTCCTGGAAGGTGCCCATCCCCAGCGCCGAGTCCACGGCGTTCCTGCACTCCTGGCAGGTGGGCGCGCACATGCTCGGCATCAAGGACGAGTACATCCCCGCCTCGTGGGCGGAGGCCAACAGCCAGGCCGAGCAGGTGCTGACCCCGATCCTGGCCGCCACGCCCGAGGGCATCAAGCTGGCCGACATCCTGCTCAACCTCGGCTCCTCCGTCGACGGGGGCATCCTCAGCAAGCCGATCCTCGGCGCCTTCACCCGCTTCATGCTCGGCGACGAGATCGCCGGCTGGCTGAAGATCCCCAGGGAGCCGGTCTGGGACCCGCTGCTCAGGCTCTCCTGGAGACCCTTCATCGCGGTCCGTGAAGGGCTGCTGCCGTTCCCGCTGGCGCCGGAGGCGTACTGGCTCTTCGACGAGTTCCTGCGCAAGGCGGCGCTGCTTTTCCTTTCCGAGGCGCGGCCGATCAGCATCGAGATCCCCGAGACCAACCGCCCGTCCTGA
- a CDS encoding oxygenase MpaB family protein, with amino-acid sequence MAELSRRRMLISGGALGAMGALAMASPAHAWTWSPQGSIAGAGAGADPRWVWDEEADQLLASLLDRGAIPEVNRLLWDWTRNDQPLPDGLPADLRDFMERARQLPSWADQGKLEVAAQFNKARGVYLNLCNGVGGGMLATAIPNEARAVYYSKGGADMEDRVAKTSIFGFAVGALNAYRPDGTCVVECVKTRLVHAAVRHLLQQSPHWGGDIPISQEDMLVTWHTLPTFAMRKMLEWQVPIRAAESAAYLHVWQVTAHLLGIRDEYIPATWDAANAQSDQILPRNMGPTREGVELTDILLSQLAEQTSPLSVSRPLCNALARYLVGDQVADWDGIRREPIWDPLIRSLWPRLVRFREGLVPLPLVPETAWIIDEAVRRYILFFLTKGQETKIEIPTANRPGS; translated from the coding sequence ATGGCGGAGCTGAGCAGGCGCAGGATGCTGATCTCGGGGGGTGCCCTCGGGGCGATGGGAGCGCTGGCGATGGCGTCCCCCGCACACGCGTGGACCTGGTCACCGCAGGGCTCGATCGCGGGCGCCGGCGCCGGAGCGGACCCGCGGTGGGTGTGGGACGAGGAGGCCGATCAGCTCCTCGCCTCGCTGCTCGATCGCGGTGCCATCCCCGAGGTCAACCGCCTGCTGTGGGACTGGACCCGCAACGACCAGCCGTTACCCGACGGCCTGCCGGCGGACCTGCGCGACTTCATGGAGCGCGCCCGGCAGCTCCCGTCGTGGGCCGACCAGGGCAAGCTGGAGGTCGCGGCCCAGTTCAACAAGGCCAGGGGCGTCTACCTCAACCTGTGCAACGGCGTGGGCGGCGGCATGCTGGCCACCGCCATCCCCAACGAGGCCCGGGCGGTCTACTACTCCAAGGGCGGCGCGGACATGGAGGACCGCGTCGCCAAGACCAGCATCTTCGGGTTCGCCGTCGGGGCGCTGAACGCCTACCGGCCCGACGGCACCTGCGTCGTCGAGTGCGTCAAGACGCGGCTGGTGCACGCCGCCGTACGGCACCTGCTGCAGCAGTCGCCCCACTGGGGCGGCGACATCCCGATCAGCCAGGAGGACATGCTCGTCACCTGGCACACGCTGCCGACCTTCGCCATGCGCAAGATGCTCGAATGGCAGGTCCCGATCAGGGCCGCCGAGTCGGCGGCGTACCTGCACGTCTGGCAGGTGACCGCGCACCTGCTCGGCATCAGGGACGAGTACATCCCGGCCACGTGGGACGCGGCCAACGCCCAGTCGGACCAGATCCTGCCCCGCAACATGGGCCCGACGCGCGAGGGCGTGGAGCTGACCGACATCCTGCTGAGCCAGCTCGCCGAGCAGACCAGCCCGCTGAGCGTCAGCCGGCCCCTCTGCAACGCCCTGGCCCGATACCTGGTCGGTGACCAGGTGGCCGACTGGGACGGCATCCGCCGCGAGCCGATCTGGGACCCGCTGATCAGGTCCCTCTGGCCGAGGCTGGTGAGGTTCCGCGAAGGGCTCGTCCCGCTGCCGCTGGTCCCCGAGACCGCCTGGATCATCGACGAGGCCGTGCGGCGGTACATCCTGTTCTTCCTCACCAAGGGACAGGAGACCAAGATCGAGATCCCGACGGCCAACCGTCCGGGCTCATGA
- a CDS encoding molybdopterin cofactor-binding domain-containing protein, with protein MTGPHGGAPDEGIGRRRFLGYVVAAPTLVAAAELVPPAPPAAAAPAPAGLPELTELLDLNDVMTAAALPTSALISVEVRPDGTVAFALPRAEVGQGITTSTAMLIAEELAVPLERVRVTLADARPELLFNQLTGGSNTTISTYVPIRVAAAIARDRLLAAAAAELGTPVTGLTMKAGMISDRSGRTIDLGALAEKAASTRTQQVSVRLAPRESFTVIGRPHNRVDARDAVTGRKKFTMDLDIPDARPTMVCRPPTINGKVGSVANLAEVRAMPGVTDAVVISTGVAVRAETFGQCIDAVRALKVTWRPGTTAGKSDESVLRELHAAELPMGLRPPTPVVEGAFTFYFRSNSALEPNCAIADVRDGRAEIWSSLKSPIVAQQAIAAKLGLPVGKVTVHVTEGGGSFGRRLFFDAALEAAEVSQKLGKPVKLMWHRADDSRQGRTHPMAISRVRVSYLGDTVLGYKQRHTSVSTDLGHGLGEIFTALAARLPVGDIGFSQTFFHLSQAMSYDFGITSRLLAETDKSFNTGSMRNVYSPDVTCARELIVDQLAARMGKDSYRFRHDFLGDERSRAVLAKVAEAGGWGRPMQPGTAQGIAFHAEYKSVSACLVEIDCRPETVNRPIRDGVGGPRVTKAVFAVDVGLAVNPRGLEAQMMGGIMDGIALALTSSLHLRDGYFLEASWDNYFYTRQWNAPPDLRIIVMPSTSDQPGGAGELGVAASMAAVACAYGRATGTMPTSFPINHGTLSFTPKPTVPPIPPSPADGLNGGGASA; from the coding sequence ATGACCGGACCCCACGGCGGCGCGCCGGACGAGGGGATCGGGCGGCGGCGCTTCCTCGGATACGTGGTGGCGGCCCCGACCCTGGTGGCCGCCGCCGAGCTCGTCCCTCCGGCGCCGCCCGCCGCCGCGGCGCCGGCGCCGGCGGGGCTGCCGGAGCTGACGGAGTTGCTCGACCTCAACGACGTCATGACGGCCGCCGCGCTGCCGACCTCGGCCCTGATCTCGGTCGAGGTCCGCCCCGACGGCACGGTGGCGTTCGCGCTGCCGCGGGCGGAGGTGGGGCAGGGCATCACCACCTCGACGGCCATGCTGATCGCCGAGGAGCTGGCCGTGCCGCTGGAGCGGGTACGCGTCACGCTCGCCGACGCCCGCCCCGAGCTGCTGTTCAACCAGCTCACCGGCGGCTCGAACACCACCATCTCGACGTACGTCCCGATCCGGGTGGCCGCCGCCATCGCCCGCGACCGGCTGCTGGCGGCCGCGGCGGCCGAGCTCGGCACGCCCGTCACCGGCCTGACAATGAAGGCCGGGATGATCAGCGACCGCTCCGGCCGCACCATCGACCTCGGCGCGCTGGCCGAGAAGGCCGCGAGCACCCGCACCCAGCAGGTGTCGGTACGGCTGGCGCCGCGCGAGAGCTTCACCGTCATCGGCCGGCCGCACAACCGCGTGGACGCCCGGGACGCGGTGACCGGGCGCAAGAAGTTCACCATGGACCTCGACATCCCGGACGCCAGGCCGACGATGGTGTGCCGCCCGCCGACCATCAACGGCAAGGTCGGCTCGGTGGCCAACCTCGCCGAGGTCCGGGCCATGCCGGGCGTCACCGACGCCGTGGTGATCTCCACCGGGGTGGCGGTGCGCGCGGAGACGTTCGGCCAGTGCATCGACGCCGTACGCGCGCTGAAGGTCACCTGGAGACCCGGCACCACGGCCGGCAAGTCCGACGAGAGCGTGCTGCGCGAGCTGCACGCCGCCGAGCTGCCGATGGGGCTCAGGCCGCCGACCCCGGTCGTCGAGGGCGCGTTCACGTTCTACTTCCGCAGCAACAGCGCCCTGGAGCCCAACTGCGCGATCGCCGACGTGCGGGACGGCCGCGCCGAGATCTGGTCGTCGCTGAAGTCGCCGATCGTCGCCCAGCAGGCCATCGCCGCCAAGCTCGGCCTGCCCGTCGGCAAGGTCACCGTGCACGTCACCGAGGGCGGCGGCTCGTTCGGCCGCAGGCTCTTCTTCGACGCCGCGCTGGAGGCCGCCGAGGTGTCCCAGAAGCTCGGCAAGCCGGTCAAGCTCATGTGGCACCGCGCCGACGACTCCCGCCAGGGCCGCACCCACCCCATGGCCATCTCGCGGGTCCGCGTCTCCTACCTCGGCGACACCGTGCTCGGCTACAAGCAGCGGCACACCAGCGTCTCCACCGACCTCGGCCACGGGCTCGGCGAGATCTTCACCGCGCTCGCGGCCCGGCTCCCGGTGGGCGACATCGGCTTCTCGCAGACGTTCTTCCACCTCAGCCAGGCCATGTCCTACGACTTCGGCATCACCAGCCGGCTGCTCGCCGAGACGGACAAGAGCTTCAACACCGGCAGCATGCGCAACGTCTACTCGCCCGACGTGACCTGCGCCCGCGAGCTCATCGTCGACCAGCTCGCCGCCCGGATGGGCAAGGACTCCTACCGGTTCCGGCACGACTTCCTCGGCGACGAGCGGTCCAGGGCGGTGCTGGCGAAGGTGGCCGAGGCCGGCGGCTGGGGCCGGCCGATGCAGCCGGGCACCGCGCAGGGCATCGCGTTCCACGCCGAGTACAAGTCGGTCAGCGCCTGCCTGGTGGAGATCGACTGCCGGCCCGAGACCGTCAACCGGCCCATCCGCGACGGCGTGGGCGGGCCGCGCGTCACCAAGGCCGTCTTCGCGGTGGACGTCGGCCTGGCCGTCAACCCGCGCGGCCTGGAAGCGCAGATGATGGGCGGCATCATGGACGGCATCGCGCTCGCCCTGACCTCCAGCCTGCACCTGCGCGACGGGTACTTCCTCGAGGCGAGCTGGGACAACTACTTCTACACCCGCCAGTGGAACGCCCCGCCCGACCTGCGGATCATCGTCATGCCCAGCACCTCCGACCAGCCGGGAGGCGCAGGGGAGCTGGGGGTCGCCGCGTCGATGGCCGCCGTCGCCTGCGCGTACGGCCGGGCGACCGGGACGATGCCCACCAGCTTCCCGATCAACCACGGCACGCTCTCCTTCACCCCCAAACCCACCGTCCCGCCCATCCCGCCGTCGCCCGCCGACGGCCTGAACGGAGGAGGGGCGAGTGCCTGA
- a CDS encoding (2Fe-2S)-binding protein: MPEHTFRVNGEQVTVNVADDVRLLWVLRDVLGITGPKYGCGINVCKACTSHLNGKAVNPCAIPVGELRPTDEVTTIEGLATGEDLHPMQQAWLDHDVAQCGYCQPGQIMAAVALVERVAAEGRAITDEDLDGIRNICRCGTYFRIREAIRAGAANM, translated from the coding sequence GTGCCTGAGCACACCTTCCGCGTCAACGGCGAGCAGGTCACCGTGAACGTCGCCGACGACGTGCGCCTGCTGTGGGTGCTGCGCGACGTCCTCGGCATCACCGGGCCGAAGTACGGCTGCGGCATCAACGTCTGCAAGGCGTGCACCAGCCACCTCAACGGCAAGGCCGTCAACCCCTGCGCGATCCCCGTCGGGGAGCTGCGGCCCACCGACGAGGTCACCACCATCGAAGGGCTCGCGACCGGCGAGGACCTGCACCCCATGCAGCAGGCCTGGCTCGACCACGATGTCGCCCAGTGCGGCTACTGCCAGCCCGGCCAGATCATGGCCGCCGTGGCGCTGGTCGAGCGGGTCGCCGCAGAGGGCCGCGCGATCACCGACGAGGACCTCGACGGCATCCGCAACATCTGCCGCTGCGGGACCTACTTCCGCATCCGCGAAGCCATCAGGGCGGGGGCCGCGAACATGTGA
- a CDS encoding acyl-CoA dehydrogenase family protein: MTLTLTMTDERRDFVAAIEDFCRREAGTREQWLKLTDGGTEPHNAELYGKMAELGWLGVAVPEQYGGAGQSMVDLLLFLETTAYWQVPIGGFATSAITAASYEKFGTEEQKRRVLGDFLHGKVLAVSMSEPGAGSDVAALACRAERGDGGWVINGQKTWCSNAHLAEHILLVARTSASGDRHDGLTMFSVPAGADGLVVRGIETMGGREVNDLYFTDCFLPGDAVVGQAGQAWRQLMAGLNLERMILAGLMLGTARRVFDDTVAYVRERKQFGRPVGSFQALRHRLADHATELECTRLLVHDVARRIEAEPERMLPREASMAKLKATELAKALALDGMQMMGGYGYAVEYGMERLLRSTVVSTVYGGTSEIQRDIIGKSYGL, encoded by the coding sequence GTGACCTTGACCTTGACCATGACCGACGAGCGGCGCGACTTCGTGGCCGCGATCGAGGACTTCTGCCGGCGCGAGGCGGGCACCCGCGAGCAGTGGCTGAAGCTGACCGACGGCGGCACCGAGCCGCACAACGCCGAGCTGTACGGCAAGATGGCCGAGCTGGGCTGGCTGGGCGTGGCCGTGCCCGAGCAGTACGGCGGCGCCGGCCAGAGCATGGTCGACCTGCTGCTCTTCCTGGAGACGACGGCCTACTGGCAGGTGCCGATCGGCGGGTTCGCCACGTCCGCGATCACCGCCGCCTCCTACGAGAAGTTCGGCACCGAGGAGCAGAAACGCCGCGTGCTCGGCGACTTCCTGCACGGGAAGGTGCTGGCGGTGTCGATGTCGGAGCCCGGCGCCGGCTCCGACGTGGCCGCGCTGGCGTGCAGGGCCGAGCGCGGGGACGGCGGCTGGGTGATCAACGGCCAGAAGACGTGGTGCTCCAACGCGCACCTCGCCGAGCACATCCTGCTCGTCGCGCGCACGTCCGCGTCCGGTGACAGGCACGACGGGCTCACCATGTTCTCGGTGCCGGCCGGGGCCGACGGGCTGGTGGTGCGCGGCATCGAGACGATGGGCGGCCGGGAGGTGAACGACCTCTACTTCACCGACTGCTTCCTGCCGGGCGACGCGGTGGTGGGCCAGGCCGGCCAGGCCTGGCGGCAGCTCATGGCGGGCCTGAACCTGGAGCGGATGATCCTGGCCGGGCTGATGCTGGGCACCGCGCGCCGGGTCTTCGACGACACGGTGGCCTACGTACGCGAGCGCAAGCAGTTCGGCCGCCCCGTCGGCAGCTTCCAGGCCCTGCGGCACCGGCTCGCCGACCACGCCACCGAGCTGGAGTGCACCCGGCTGCTGGTGCACGACGTGGCGCGGCGGATCGAGGCCGAGCCGGAGCGCATGTTGCCGCGCGAGGCGTCGATGGCCAAGCTGAAGGCCACGGAGCTGGCCAAGGCCCTGGCGCTGGACGGCATGCAGATGATGGGCGGCTACGGCTACGCCGTCGAGTACGGCATGGAGCGCCTGCTGCGTTCCACGGTGGTGTCCACCGTGTACGGCGGCACGAGCGAGATCCAGCGCGACATCATCGGCAAGTCCTACGGCCTCTGA
- a CDS encoding AMP-dependent synthetase/ligase, translated as MVTEEDVRAALGAHTVPELLRRNADEYGGLPALTGADGSTWTWRELHERVRAAANGLRALGLRRGERMLIGMSSRPEHWVVDLAAVELGAIPCTTYATLSPEQIRQVAVHSGASVVVLEGPAELARWELALAAMPALKGVVVVQDAGGGHQSYAGLLAAGPGEAAETEPEAGQDDTVAMIYTSGTTGDPKGVVLTHRNVLYQCALQELVQPAPPHPRTVAYLPLAHIAERVLGIYLPLYTAGHVTICADSTRLLATLTRVRPQAFFGVPRVWEKFAAGLQQALSGLDGAARDAVGRARELAAEAYRIRATGAPLPGELATALERADQAVLRPLRERIGLAEAVRLGSGAAPIPAEVLEFFGSLGMTIMEVWGLSETTGAATSTFPDRYRAGTVGLPMPGMELRLAEDGEVLVRGPLVFPGYLQRDGRIEPVVDADGWLATGDIGRIGEDGLLLIVDRKKEMIITSSGKNIAPSAVESLLRAHPLIGYAVVVGDRRPYLTALLMLDEEAAHAWAAAQGLAAVELKELAAEPRVLAEVTAAVERANAALSRPEQVKAFRVLDHVWSPASGELTPSLKLRRRVIERRYAEVIEELYAEGS; from the coding sequence ATGGTGACGGAGGAGGACGTGCGCGCGGCCCTCGGGGCGCACACGGTGCCGGAGCTGCTGCGGCGCAACGCCGACGAGTACGGCGGGCTGCCCGCGCTGACCGGAGCCGACGGGAGCACCTGGACCTGGCGCGAGCTGCACGAACGGGTGCGGGCCGCGGCGAACGGGCTGCGGGCGCTGGGGCTGCGGCGCGGCGAGCGCATGCTCATCGGCATGTCGAGCCGCCCTGAGCACTGGGTCGTCGACCTGGCCGCGGTCGAGCTGGGCGCGATCCCGTGCACGACGTACGCGACGCTGAGCCCCGAGCAGATCCGGCAGGTCGCCGTGCACAGCGGGGCGAGCGTGGTGGTGCTGGAAGGCCCGGCCGAGCTGGCGCGCTGGGAGCTCGCGCTGGCCGCGATGCCCGCGCTGAAGGGCGTCGTCGTGGTGCAGGATGCGGGCGGCGGCCACCAGAGCTACGCCGGGCTGCTCGCGGCGGGACCCGGCGAGGCCGCCGAGACCGAGCCCGAGGCCGGCCAGGACGACACGGTGGCGATGATCTACACCTCGGGCACGACCGGCGACCCCAAGGGCGTGGTGCTGACGCATCGCAACGTGCTCTACCAGTGCGCGCTGCAGGAGCTGGTCCAGCCGGCGCCCCCGCATCCCAGGACGGTCGCGTACCTGCCGCTCGCCCACATCGCCGAGCGGGTGCTCGGCATCTACCTGCCGCTCTACACCGCGGGACACGTGACGATCTGCGCCGACTCCACCCGGCTGCTCGCCACGCTGACCCGGGTGCGGCCACAGGCGTTCTTCGGCGTGCCGCGCGTGTGGGAGAAGTTCGCGGCCGGCTTACAGCAGGCACTGTCCGGCCTGGACGGCGCCGCCCGCGACGCGGTCGGCCGGGCCAGGGAGCTGGCCGCCGAGGCGTACCGGATCCGCGCCACCGGCGCGCCCCTGCCGGGCGAGCTCGCCACGGCGCTGGAGCGGGCCGACCAGGCGGTGCTGCGCCCGCTGCGGGAGCGGATCGGGCTGGCCGAGGCGGTCCGGCTGGGCAGCGGAGCCGCGCCCATCCCCGCCGAGGTGCTGGAGTTCTTCGGCAGCCTCGGGATGACGATCATGGAGGTGTGGGGCCTCAGCGAGACCACGGGCGCGGCCACCAGCACGTTCCCCGACCGCTACCGGGCCGGCACGGTCGGCCTGCCCATGCCGGGGATGGAGCTCCGGCTGGCCGAGGACGGCGAGGTCCTGGTACGCGGGCCGCTGGTGTTCCCCGGCTACCTCCAGCGGGACGGCCGGATCGAGCCGGTGGTGGACGCGGACGGCTGGCTGGCCACCGGCGACATCGGCCGGATCGGCGAGGACGGGCTGCTGCTGATCGTCGACCGCAAGAAGGAAATGATCATCACGTCGAGCGGCAAGAACATCGCGCCGAGCGCGGTCGAGTCGCTGCTGCGGGCGCACCCGCTGATCGGCTACGCGGTCGTGGTGGGCGATCGCCGCCCGTACCTGACGGCGTTGCTGATGCTGGACGAGGAGGCCGCGCATGCCTGGGCCGCCGCCCAGGGCCTGGCCGCCGTCGAGCTGAAGGAGCTGGCGGCGGAGCCGCGCGTGCTCGCGGAGGTGACGGCCGCCGTCGAGCGGGCGAACGCGGCTCTGTCGCGGCCCGAGCAGGTGAAGGCGTTCCGCGTGCTCGACCACGTATGGAGCCCGGCGAGCGGGGAGCTGACGCCGTCGCTGAAGCTGCGCCGGCGCGTGATCGAGCGGCGCTACGCCGAGGTGATCGAGGAACTCTACGCGGAAGGGTCGTGA